The nucleotide window TTTACCAACAAAGTTTATATGCTCAAATAAAAGTGGAGATAATTTTCCTATAAGTTCTTCTGAACAGTCATATCCTTCTACTTTCATCTGCTCCAATACTTTTTCAAGATACAGTGTATTCCAATAAATTACTGCATTTGTTACAACGCTTAAAGAGGTTAACTGCTCCTCCATTCCATCAATATAAGTTTGATATAATTTTCCATTTCTTCCGTAAAATATACTTCTGCAAAGTGCATGACGTGATTCACCCTTATTTAGCTGTTCAAGTATTTGACGAGCATAAATTTCATCTGAAAGATAGCGTAGTTGATGTTTGGTCTTATAAACCTTTCCATATTCTGTAATTGCTTTTCCAAGTGAAGTTGGTTGACCAGATCGTTGTAACGCTCGAGTTAGTTCAGTTGCATTGACTTTACCAGATTTCAGGGAACCTGCTACTCGAAGTATATCTTCCCAATGTTCTTCAATTAAATCAGTGTTAATTCGACTTTTAGTAACATCATTCAATAAACCATAATCAGCATTTTTTTCAATTCTCCATAGTTTGGTACCATGTTTATTCGCAATTCTAGGACTAAATTGAAAACCTAGTAGTCCAAATAATCCAAAAATAAGGTCACTATATCCAGCTGTATCTGTCATTATCTGAGTGGGCTGTAATCCGCTGGTTTGATTAAGAAGTCCCTCTAATAAGTAAAGAGAGTCTCTTAACGTGCCTGATACAACCATTCCATGGAAACCAATATAATGATCTGAAACAAAGTTATAGAAAGTGATTCCTCGGCCTTTGCCAAAGTATTTTGGATTACTAGCAGAGTAAAGTGATCTTTGCGGTGTTATATACCGAATTCCATCTGCAGACGCCATTTCTCCATTTCCCCAAGCAAGAGCCAGTTCCAATTTCTTATGTGAATGAATAATTTTTTGATTAGCTGCAGTTAAGGTATCAATACGTAAGTATTGATGAGCTACATAGGTGAGCCTATCATACTTCAAACTATCAATATTATTTTTGGAAACTGGAGAAAATCCAATATTACATGATTCCGCTAACAATACTGCTAAAATACTAATATCTAACTGTTTCATTCTGGATTCTTTCTCATTTAAATGTTTAAAGGATTGAGTTAACCCAACTCGTTGGTTTACTTCCAATAATAAATCGGATAAATCAATGCTAGGCATGAGTTGGCGCACACGTGATTTAAACTCTTTTTCATTAGGCTGCTCATTTCCCTTTTTCAAATTTGAAACAACTATTTTTACTTCACCATTTATTTCTTCAAGCCTTGCCATATTAGATGCATCCCAATTTGATTGTGTTTCTATAAAAGATAGAGACAAATCTTCGCTTAATTTTTGTACAGCTAAGGTGCCTGAAGAAGGTAAGTCAAGTTGAGTAATCAAAACTTCCCGTTGCTCTATCCACGTAGAATCATCAAATAAATAGCTCATTGGGTCTGCATATTTTTCACTATTAGTAACAAATATGTCATGCTTTTTTAATCCTTGAAAGAGAAGTTCTAGCCCAGCAATTAACACGCACTGATTTACTGAAGTGGGATTTTCATGTATATAATATTGCCATTTTTTAGATAAACAGGGTTCAATATCATAAAAATGGTCTAGTGTTATTGGTTTTGGAAAAACTTCTTTTATCTTTTCCCAAACGACTAAGCTATCTGCCCCGTAATTGTTACCTTCAAAGTTAATGGATAAAAGAATAGAGGGGATGAACTTTTTAATTTTCCTGAATGCTTTGCGAAGTTCATTAATTGCAATGGGTTCTTGCTCGTTACGAACAATATCCTTAACTTGAAAAATGGCTGCATCCATTTCTTCTTTTTGAAATTTATCTGAAATAACTTTTCGAATTTCTTGGTTAGTAATGGATTCGTCAAATAAAAGTTCTACAATTTTTGATAACGTAAGAGCAGCTCGATCTAAATCTTTTATTGTTCTCATTCGATCTTTTATTTCTTTATTTTTTGCACGTCTAAAAATAGCATCTACATATTTTGATAGTGCTAAAAGTTGTTCGTCCATTGCTTTTTTCTGATGTTCATAAACAAATGCCACTAAATGAGCTATTTGGCGATTTAGTGGCATTCTTTGTATAGCTTGAGCTTTTGCTTTGAAAGCATAGCTGGCAAGTTTTTTTAATTTCCCTTCAGGAATTACAGAAAAGTCCCAGTTTTCTGTATGAAAAGATTGGAACATAATCAGTCTATTAAACCCACGAATAAGCTCCTTTTGACTTTCGTCAATCAAAGGGCTTCGTAAAATATCCATTTTAAGCGTTGCACCACGTATAGGCTCACCAACAAAATCAAATAATTCTAACAAACGTTCTACCTCTGATGTAGCAGGAATCTCAGAAAGTAATTTATAGAGTTGTTTTTCAGAAGAATCAATAATTTTAGATACAAAGCGTTCAAAAGTAGAAAAACCTGGTAAAATAATTTTTTCATCCAAACATTTTTTTAATAGCATATCAAAAAGCATATTATCCGTCTCAGTTGTATACCATGACCGATCAAGTAACCAATCAGATAAATATTTTTCTACTGCATTATCAGTAAATAGTACATAGTTATAGTAGTCTTGTATAAGTTTCATATGTTGCCAAATTGTTTGTTTACGTGTGTACCCATAAAATTCCTTGTAGTCAATATTTAGTTGCGCAGCTAAATGCTGAATGACCACTATTGGAAGTGTTTCAAAATCAGATGTAAAGCATCCGAGGAACCTGACGGTTCCTAGTTGAACTGCGAATCCTAATTTTGTGGACGATTTTTTCATTTTTGCAATAACCTCTTTATCAGAATCATTTAAATAAAAGTAGAGATTAAGTTGTTCTTTAGATGGCTCATTTATAAATTTCCCAAATCCTTCTTTGTGGTGTCCCTTCAATTGTTCAATTTCTACCATTTTAATCCCCCTGAGTGGTTACCAAAAACCAATGTTTTTGTAACCTCATATTTTTTGAAACTCGATACTGAATAACTAGCTTTTCTAAGTTACAAAAACTAGTTATAAATAAGTTTACAAGAAACACTTGCAAAAATATAGTTATTTACCGATAATAAAGTAAAAGAGCATCAGGAGGAATTATATGATAATAGGATACGCAAGAGTGTCAAAAGATGAGCAACATCTAGATCGACAATTAGATCAGTTAAAAAAATATGGAGTTGAAAAAATTATTAAAGAAAAATATACTGGAACAAAAAAGTCACGGCCAGGAATTGAAGAACTGTTAAAAATAATCCGGACAAATGATACAGTAGTTGTAGAAAGTATTTCTCGACTTGGTAGAAATACTTTGGATATATTGACTCTTCTTCAGCACTTAGAAAAAGAAAAGGTAGAATTCATTTCGTTGAAAGAAAATATGGATACTTCTACGCCTACCGGAAAAGCAATGCTCCAGATGATGAGTGTGATTGCTGAATTAGAGAGGAATTTATTAGCCGAGCGTGTAAAAGAAGGAATAACTGCAAGCAGGAGACGTGGCGTAAATATTGGAAGACCAAAAATTCCTCAAGAAAAATTGAATTTAGCAATGAGAATGTATGACAGTGGAGATTATTCGATTAAAGAAATTCTTGAATCTACCACTATTTCTCAAGGAACGCTTTATCGAGAAATAAATAAAATGAAATTGAAAAAAATAGAAGATATAAAAAACGAAAGCTAAGTTGTTAATCCAACCTAGCTTTCGTTTTTATACCGCAACTTTTCGTAAAGATGTTCCATTGACCCCNNNNNNNNNNNNNNNNNNNNNNNNNNNNNNNNNNNNNNNNNNNNNNNNNNNNNNNNNNNNNNNNNNNNNNNNNNNNNNNNNNNNNNNNNNNNNNNNNNNNTTTTTTTTTTTTCCAAAAGGTTTAAAAGACAAAGTATTTAAGATAAATATAAATACCCCTTCTTTATTTCACTAAAAAACAAAATAAACGATACGTAAATTCCTCGTGATTTCTCAACAGACAAAGTGTCGTCCTTAGTCAGACAAAAAGACCTCTAAAAAGTTATTAAATAATTTATAAGGATAGCTTGCTTCACAAGCTTATAAAGAATTTAAAAAAAATCAAAAACGTTCGCAAAGGTCTGTGCCTCGACTTACGCTCGACTGATCGAACCATTGCATGAGCTGGAAGCTAAATAACCAGCTCTATTTTCAATTTTAGCGTACAAGCTTATAAGAATAGGACCCTTAAACAAATTGAAGTGTCTCTATGGTCTTTTTTAGTAGTTTTAAATGGATTTTAAATCCCTATCACATATAAACAAGTCATTTCAATTGAGTTCGTCCCTTACGTAATCGAAAACCTCTTTTTTACCAGAGATTAAAGTAATTCAGCAGCCACATGAGCGCCACCACAACAATACCGGTAGGCACACTGGCGTATAAATTGGTTAAAACGGTTCGAAAGGTTAATTTTTGATTGGTTCGCTTGATTTCAGCGTTTAACTGCTTAAAGACTTGGTCCATGGTCTCGGTTATGGTCTGATTGATCTCGCTTAATTGGTGGTTGTTCTGGTTCATTTCGCGTTGAATCTTCGTGATTTCGGCTTTGTTTTGGTCTAAAAGATCGTTTAGGATCGTTTTCAGTTGTTTCAAGGATTCTGTTGATTGCTTTTGAGCTGTCTCGTTGAAGCTGGTTTGTGTGGTCTCTAAGTTTTTTAAGCTGCTGTTGAAGTTGTTCAGGACTGTCGTTGTCACTTGTTGAATCTCTTGTAAATTGTTCTCTAGATTGGCTTTCTCTAAGCTTTTCTGTTGTAGCGTCGCTCCGCTGTAGTTCCGGATCTCGGTCAAAACTTGAATCAGTTGCTGCAGGTCTTGGCTCATTGTTTCCGGATTGTCCGGTTGCGAAATCTCTGTCTTTTGTTGGTTCAATGTGTCTTTCAAAGCCATTAAAAATCGTCTCCTTTTCATAATCACTGCCTAACTTGCTCGCTCTCACCTTTTTATTGGCGTTTAAATGGGTGTAGGTGATCGTTTTTCCTCTCAGTTTAACATCTACCCCTTTTTTATTTA belongs to Carnobacterium divergens and includes:
- a CDS encoding Tn3 family transposase, with the translated sequence MVEIEQLKGHHKEGFGKFINEPSKEQLNLYFYLNDSDKEVIAKMKKSSTKLGFAVQLGTVRFLGCFTSDFETLPIVVIQHLAAQLNIDYKEFYGYTRKQTIWQHMKLIQDYYNYVLFTDNAVEKYLSDWLLDRSWYTTETDNMLFDMLLKKCLDEKIILPGFSTFERFVSKIIDSSEKQLYKLLSEIPATSEVERLLELFDFVGEPIRGATLKMDILRSPLIDESQKELIRGFNRLIMFQSFHTENWDFSVIPEGKLKKLASYAFKAKAQAIQRMPLNRQIAHLVAFVYEHQKKAMDEQLLALSKYVDAIFRRAKNKEIKDRMRTIKDLDRAALTLSKIVELLFDESITNQEIRKVISDKFQKEEMDAAIFQVKDIVRNEQEPIAINELRKAFRKIKKFIPSILLSINFEGNNYGADSLVVWEKIKEVFPKPITLDHFYDIEPCLSKKWQYYIHENPTSVNQCVLIAGLELLFQGLKKHDIFVTNSEKYADPMSYLFDDSTWIEQREVLITQLDLPSSGTLAVQKLSEDLSLSFIETQSNWDASNMARLEEINGEVKIVVSNLKKGNEQPNEKEFKSRVRQLMPSIDLSDLLLEVNQRVGLTQSFKHLNEKESRMKQLDISILAVLLAESCNIGFSPVSKNNIDSLKYDRLTYVAHQYLRIDTLTAANQKIIHSHKKLELALAWGNGEMASADGIRYITPQRSLYSASNPKYFGKGRGITFYNFVSDHYIGFHGMVVSGTLRDSLYLLEGLLNQTSGLQPTQIMTDTAGYSDLIFGLFGLLGFQFSPRIANKHGTKLWRIEKNADYGLLNDVTKSRINTDLIEEHWEDILRVAGSLKSGKVNATELTRALQRSGQPTSLGKAITEYGKVYKTKHQLRYLSDEIYARQILEQLNKGESRHALCRSIFYGRNGKLYQTYIDGMEEQLTSLSVVTNAVIYWNTLYLEKVLEQMKVEGYDCSEELIGKLSPLLFEHINFVGKYSFQYNQGLEDGSLRPLKTPDSL
- a CDS encoding recombinase family protein, translated to MIIGYARVSKDEQHLDRQLDQLKKYGVEKIIKEKYTGTKKSRPGIEELLKIIRTNDTVVVESISRLGRNTLDILTLLQHLEKEKVEFISLKENMDTSTPTGKAMLQMMSVIAELERNLLAERVKEGITASRRRGVNIGRPKIPQEKLNLAMRMYDSGDYSIKEILESTTISQGTLYREINKMKLKKIEDIKNES